In Nycticebus coucang isolate mNycCou1 chromosome 5, mNycCou1.pri, whole genome shotgun sequence, the DNA window CCCTATGGtgggggggcggagggagggagggataaggAGACCGGGCAAAGGAGGGACTTTTAAATTGACTCAGAGCCAAGCCGCTTCGGTTCTCTCGGAGATGCCTCTGGAAACTTCACTCTTCCCTCGAGCGTATCTCCCAATGGGCTGCTGAAAGCCTTGTCTCTCGAGAAATGTGAAACCCAGAGAAAAGCAGACACCTGCCCCGAAAGGTGGGAGAAAGGACCAGCTGCTTAGCACTCAGACGCAGCCCTTCCCTAGGGCTGTATTCCTGTATAAGTGGGAGCTCTGAGCTCCtaagctcagaaaaaaaaagaaaggcgcAGCGGGCCAGGAGGACCTGTGGCCGGGGAGCGGCCTGCGCGCTCACATGGCTGGGCGAGAGCCACGCGCCCTGTGCAGGCAGCGCGAGGCCCAAGCTGGGTGCCGGTAGTCCTGCCCGCCATCCAGCCCTTTCGGTAGCTGTTGAGGAGCTGTGAGCTCCAGCCGCTGAGTCTGCGCGCTCGGAGGCTCcgactttttagtttttttcctagCTGGTTAAAGTTTCGGGATTCCGAACAGCCCCCAGGCGTGCGGCCAGAGTAGCTCCGCGCTTGCGCCGCGACCGAGTCCCACCCTGTGTCCTCGCCTCGCCGCGCGGGTGCGCGCGTGGGGGTGCAGGTGCGTCCTGCTGGCGGCCTGTGGGCTCGCTCCACCCCTAACCATTTCTGTCTCTCCCACACACAAGCTCATAAACACAGGACACGTGGAAACGCTCAGCCAAAGCGCCTTGCCCAGGCGGGTGCTCAACGTGGTAATATATAAACAGCTCAGCCACTCCCCAAAGAGCGCGGCTCCTTGTTAGTCATGATGAATTTTCTGGCCCGCTTCAGCCTGCTGTCTAGATTAAGATGCCCAGAAGCCCCAAAATACTCCCTCTGAGCGTTGATTTGGTCTCCCTCACAAGCCCAGGTCTGCCGGCAGAGCCAGCACTAGAGCCACCACACATAGGGCCAGAGGTGAGAGGTGGAGAAACGATTGGCGTTCGGGTTTTTTTTCTTCCCGGCACTAACTTTTGATTCGCTTCGCAGTAACTGCGCGGCACATCCAGCCCTGTGTGGCGATCACACCGCTCCAGCCTGGGTCCGCTACTGGGTTGTTGCTACCCGGCTTGCGAGCTCCTAAATGCAGCAGGCACCTGCTCTGGGCGCCTAAAGAACTGATGGCGCGACGCGCTGGAGCTGGGCAGAGAGGCGCCGCGGGTGCACTGTCCTGCCGCGGTCTTGCTCCAGAGCTCGATGCTGAAGGCTAAGCAGAGAGGTTGGCAGGGGAGCGCCTGAGAGAGTTAGGCTAACCCCACCTGCACAAGTTACTCATCAGGAAGGTTGCCCTGGCGTCAGCACATTTGTTTTCACatacctttccttcctttctctgcagctataggggcggggtgggggaagAGTTGCACCCACAAGCTCCAGAAGCGCTGGGAAATCCGCACGCGGCGCCCTCTGCGCGGCTTGCTGGAGCACCCCTTCCCGAATCGGAGGCCACCCACACCCGCCAGCGCTCCCGCAGCCTCGTACCCAGCGAAGGTCTGCCCACACAGGTTCTAGTTTTCTAAACCAAAAACTGTGCGCGCGCCCGCGTGTGAATCTGACAGAGCGACttttagagttttgttttgttttcagttcagACCGCTGCACTATACGAGCAGACAACTCCGAACCGGGATGGGAGTCTCCCACCGGCCGTGGCGCCAGCGGAGTCCGCTTCTCTTGGGGCTCTTTCGCCCAGGGGCTGGTTGAGAACCTGAGCTAGCCGCGGGGTAGAAAAGACTGTTATTCGCGGTAGAAAAGACTGTTATTCGTGTCAACACATCCTGGAAGATGAGGCGTTTGTGCATTGAAATTCTAACCTGGGGTGAAAGGAGTCTTGAACTGGGAGCAAGTGCGGCTTCTGGCTCTAGGTTTGAGAGACgctggtgtgtgtttgtgtccctAGGTGAATAAAAATCAGACTCCCCCTGGGCTCCGTGCTATCCAGGCTTTCGCTTTCTCCCTCCCGCGCCACCCCACCACAAAGCCCTATTGAGAAGAGAAACTAGACGCACCCCCCCTCAGCCCCCCCATCCAAGTCTTCCAAGTGGCTGTGGTCGATAAGAGCGCCGGGACCGCCCCCCTGCCTGGCTTCTCAGCCTGGGAGACAGATGAGGGGCGGGGCCCACCCAAGAGGGGGCGGAGGAGGCCCTGGGTGAAGAAGAAGGGGGGGTGAGAAGTGAGAGAATCTGAATCCGTAGACTGGAGCAGACCTGGAGGAGGGCTAGGACGACTCTGAGgcctggggagggggaaggggcagCTCTGCGCCAATCAGTGACGCCGGCCTGGGAGGTTGCTAGCGGTATCCACGTAAATCAAAGGGCGCAGAGCCAATGGGAGGGGGCGGAGGGGGCGGGGCCGAGGCGCGTGCCGCTGCGAGCCGGCGCTGCCAAGAGAGCGGGAGAGAGctggagagagcagggagaggggggaGCGCCGAGCGAGTCAGAGAGTGAGCGAGAgcgagaaggagggagaggaggagaaagagagcgagggcggcgggcggcggcagcagcagcagcggtaATAGCTAGAGCAGCAACAGAAGGCGTCGGAGCGGGCGTCGGAGCTGCCCgctgggggagagagaagagagagaaagagcgagCGAAGAGAGGGAGCTCGAGGCTAAAAAGTAACTGTCAAATGCGCGGCTCCTTTAACCGGAGCGCTCAGTCCGGCTCCGAGAGTCATGGCGACCGCAGCGTCTAACCACTACAGCCTGCTCACCTCCAGCGCCTCCATCGTGCACGCCGAGCCACCCGGCGGCATGCAGCAGGGCGCGGGGGGCTACCGCGAAGCGCAGAACCTGGTGCAGAGCGACTACGGCGCGCTGCAGAGCAACGGGCACCCTCTCAGCCACGCTCACCAGTGGATCACCGCGCTGTCCcacggcggtggcggcggcggaggtggcggcggtggcggcgggggcgggggcgggggcggcggcGACGGCTCCCCGTGGTCCACCAGCCCCTTGGGCCAACCGGACATCAAGCCCTCGGTGGTGGTGCAGCAGGGCGGCCGCGGCGACGAGCTCCACGGGCCAGGCGccctgcagcagcagcaccagcagcagcagcagcaacagcagcagcagcaacagcaacagcaacagcagcagcagcagcagcggccgcCGCATCTGGTGCACCACGCCGCCAACCACCACCCGGGGCCCGGGGCATGGCGGAGCGCCGCGGCGGCAGCGCACCTCCCACCCTCCATGGGAGCGTCCAACGGCGGCTTGCTCTACTCGCAGCCCAGCTTCACCGTGAACGGCATGCTGGGCGCCGGCGGGCAGCCGGCGGGGCTGCACCACCACGGCCTACGGGACGCGCACGACGAGCAGCACCATGCAGACCACCACCCGCATCCGCACTCGCACCCGCAccagcagccgccgccgccgcccccgcaGGGCCCGCCGGGCCACCCAGGCGCGCACCACGACCCGCACTCGGACGAGGACACGCCGACCTCAGACGACCTGGAGCAGTTCGCCAAGCAGTTCAAGCAGCGGCGGATCAAACTGGGATTTACCCAAGCGGACGTGGGGCTGGCGCTGGGCACCCTGTACGGCAACGTGTTCTCGCAGACCACCATCTGCAGGTTTGAGGCCCTGCAGCTGAGCTTCAAGAACATGTGCAAGCTGAAGCCTTTGTTGAACAAGTGGTTGGAGGAGGCGGACTCGTCCTCGGGCAGCCCCACGAGCATAGACAAGATCGCAGCGCAGGGGCGCAAGCGGAAAAAGCGGACCTCCATCGAGGTGAGCGTCAAGGGGGCTCTGGAGAGCCATTTCCTCAAATGCCCCAAGCCCTCGGCCCAAGAGATCACCTCCCTCGCGGACAGCTTACAGCTGGAGAAGGAGGTGGTGAGAGTTTGGTTTTGTAAcaggagacagaaagagaaaaggatgaCCCCTCCCGGAGGGACTCTGCCGGGCACCGAGGATGTGTACGGGGGGAGTAGGGACACGCCACCACACCACGGGGTGCAGACGCCCGTCCAGTGAACTCGAGCGGGGGGAGGGGCAGAGCGTGGGGCTCCCCCTCCCCTTCGGTGCAGGGCCCTTCCTTGGCGCCCTGTTCCTTCTCTAACTTCtgattgttcttttatttttaattattatttccccgtcccttaaaaaaaaaaataaggaaaaaaggaagcaaCTAACACACTGGACTATCCTTTAAATGGTAGCAGGTGTAATGATGTGTTTTGACCTTTGCAGGCGAATTCCCAGGCAATGGAGTGGAGTGTCTCCTAGAGAGAGTGAGGAGAGTGTGTGATAGAAAGAGAGCGAGCGAGAGCAAGAGAGATGGCAAGCACTGAAATAAGTACctggcaaaaataaacaaattaccaaaaagaaaaataatccaccaAACCGTGATAAACACAAAACGCAGCTTCCTGGTGCTTGGAGTTGGCACATGCTGCTGTGTTTATGGGACGTGGATACCcatcaggaaagaggaaaaaatacacaCGTTCTTTGACCTAGGCAAAATTTAACCACATAAATTTGCACTGCAAGAAAATTGAAGTTTACATGAACAAATTTGCgaacatattttctctttctccccaccgTTAATTTCGGAATTGCCGGTTTgggttttgtctttctttattcaGTGGAGAGAGTTGAAGCCAGCTCCTGGCCCTCTGCATTTCCGATGTTCTTGTGTTGTCCCTTGTTCTGTTTGTGAACTTTGGTTACCTGCAGATCCCCCTCAAATTGGTGTAACACTCATTTGTTCCTCTTACCAAAGCAAAACGATTGGCttcatacaaaataaatacttctcTGCTTTCAGGAAATGTGGATGGTCTACCTGCTTTATCCAAGGCAAGAATCCAGCTTGGAATTAAAAATAGTAGTCAAACACTGATTTTTGTTACAAGCCACAAAGTAAACTTCATTTTCAGGCAGTGTTTCTTGGGGAGGTtaaagggggaaagaaaagaaaaatcgaTAATGAGTGActgattgtttcattttatcAGGCGGGTCCATTGTGAAAGAGCTCAGAGGAAACGTGGAGGTTAAATATATTTCCAGAGTTGTCCAACAGAAAGTGGCACTTTGAAGAGAACTAGGGAAATACACACACTCAGATATCCCTATCTAGTTCTCTGCCATCAGTTTTAATAACTTAATTATGAAGAATTATTTGTGCTGACAGCAGTTAAACTTTATTCCTTtaacagcattttttaaaacattagaaaaaacCAGGAACTTAATGGGGTATGCATAGACTCCAGTGTTTCTTAGCACATaaaaacccacacacatacatagagtATCAGGTTTTGTCTTCAGTAGCCCATTTGTTTATCAAATCATATTTAGGGTCCCACACCCTCTTTTCCCATAATTTATTACAGAAAATAGCAGTTTGACTTGGACAGCCTTCCCCCCCCTTTCACTAAGGAAGTTGAAATAAGTgggaaaaaaatgccattttcaatccttcctttctcccctttattaatagttttaagTGCATTTTTGACCTTATCTTGATGGAAAACAGTTAACTCCAAACACAAAAGACTCTACTGAGAAGTATAGGTGAAAAAAACTTGtaactgtattaaaaataaataccattaaACTGTGAtcagttaaattttttaaaaaatcagcacaAAAGGGCGCTAAAAGGTAAAACACTTTTTATTAATTGTCAAAGCTTAGGGCTTTTTCTCTGGTTAGGTATTagataaatttttttgttttaaaacatttaaattctcACTACCATGAAATTATGGTTCAGCATCACATTAGCATCACACTCCGTAGTCTTTAAGGTTTTAGGAAATATGCTTTATATTGTCTTTTCAAACACCTGTGATTGTttcattttcaatgtttttgaaagataaatgGTGACTTATAATGGGCATATTTATTTGCCTGTATTTCATTTCCCCCAATGAATGTCACAAGGAAATGGGCACGGAGTTGCTTTGGGCAGCATCACACGGCCTGTTCCTGAATGTGGGGACTGGCGTTCAGTGAAGCCATCCAGAGCAGGGCAAATAGCCAATGGTAAAAGGAGGAAATGAATTTCCAGATACTTATTACCAAGTAGGTAAGGTCAGGAGCTGGAGTTCAGGGGATGTGCCTATAGCTCCTCTGACTCTTATAGGTTTACTAAGAGGAAAGTTACCACTGAACCTTACCactatgtatatatgtttaataTCTGTCTTTTGAAATGCAGAAATAGTTTAAAtgtttctttgtctatttttctttttttaatgctacccagggaaatattttcatatcatttttaAGTGGCCTGCCtcaatgtatatttatttcttttgaagcaAAAAGGTTCTGGAAACTGTTTTTCTGTAGCTTTAAATGAGTAGGTGAGCAAAATCTATATgggatgtaattttttttgttcagtctctttaaaaaatactttgttttggtACATTTGGTTGTGCTTGTGGGGAAAATAAAAACGCAGAGATCcttatatatttatgttaaagtaatattttattatctacATAAAACAGAAATGCACAATACCTTCATAGtttgttctaattattgaaatatttttattttatttttaaagatagtgcCAAGTTTTAAGgggtaaaaaaaaatccctagacCTTAAACTGACTGAGTCGAGTTGTGTGTAAAACACTTCCCTTCCTTTATACTTCATAAAGTTTTGGAATAAATTTTATGCATATATGGCCAGGTTTCATGTTCATAACTTTCAGaggcttttttttaaatgaagattatTGTTCTCATTCACTTTTCTTTGCAAAAACTATCAGTCCCAAATCTTTCAGTAAGTATGCCTATAGCATTAAGTCGAAACGGTCATTGGGTTCGAGCTTCAAATGTTTGCCATTTCATGATCCAACAAAGATACGTTTATCCCTTTTAAATATATGCAGATGTCCTCACATATTCCTTCCAGGTTAGCTGTCCTTTATCCAATCATGCTGTTTTGGAGAACATCAGTGAAGCTAGGTGGACTTTAATCTCTACCCACATGTCCTCACATAATTTGGGATCTTCAGAAAAACAGGGCTTAATTAGGGGATTATTATTCACATATTTTTCAACAAAGAATAATCCTGACAATATACTCTATATGTATTTACCAAGGTAGATTCTCTATATTATTCCTGTCAGGTTTACAGGAAAAGATGGGTTTTACAATGGTTTAGATATAATAGTGTCTATTTCTCATCAGGCCAAATAAGCAATCTctaaaacaagaaaagataaaaaacaaagtacaGGAGTCACTCAAGCCGTGATGCTAATAATATTGCTTCAGACAATCTCAGATGGACACTACACTTATCAAAATCCATTTTAAGGTTAGTGAGAATTTCAGGTAGTGTTGAGTTAGTTTACAAGTTTGCTGATATATTTAAAGTCCTCCTTGGAACACTGGTTTGAGTCTCAATGTCCATTTTGAAAGGTAGTTTCTGGGCTTATTACATGTGATCATCTTTTCTAACTCCTAGTCAATATCACACAGGTCCCAAACAGATTCATCCAAATGATCTTATCAATAGTCTGAAGGAGAAGTGACAGAAAGAAGAAGTGTTTTGTGACCGCAGACATGCTGATGGGTGAAATGTTTAAGCTGGGTATAGATTTTGAGTTCTGGGTCAATATCCTCTTCCACTGTAGGCAGAAAACAAGCAGCATGTGCCCTCTGCAGGGCATTTTAGTGGACCTTGAGAAGCCATTTTTGTTCTTAGCCACAGAGGCTACTGACTAGAGACTATCACATGTTAAAAGGATACACAATAGTTTTGACTCATGCTTGCTGATCACATCCTAAGACTACCTGAGTAGTTCCCtcaccagcttgagcaaagtaTTATATAATAAGGTGAAAAACTCCATAACTACCACTAGGAGAAATCTGTGAGACAGTCTTCACTGAGATGTTGGTGAGCCACAGCAACAAACCCTTCCCCTAAAGACAATAATGCAGAAGACAGCCGTCCTGAAAGGGCCCCCCACGTTTCCTCaaaatatgtcatttttaaatttatggtaTACGATGGGGAGAAATGATCCTGTAAGAAAGAGTTATGTGAAGGTCGGATGAAGGGAAGGGCCGCGAATATGCTTGGCACTTCTAAACATTCTCCGTTCCCACGAAGTAATCGCCTTTATATTTCAGATGGCAGCAACAAAACCACTCGCCTCGTCCCCTTCCCCTCCTGCTCAAGACTAGTGGGAGCCACACACTGGTTGTCAAAATTTTCTGGTGAAATAGCTTTGGTAAAGGCACTGCTctatcttcttccttctccaaaaGCAACTAATAAATAAAGAGATGCAACAGCAACAATGGTGGGAAAGTGGCATTTGGGATATTGGTACCTGCACATGTTGTTGGCGTGCTGCCTTCCACTTGCTTTACTAGAAAAGCAGCTTGAGTGGTGCTAGGGAGTGGGGTAAGATTATCTTTTATCACTAGTCTCTGATTTGTCTTTGTTGATTTTCAATCAGTTTATAGAACTCTGTTCTATGTAGAATTGAATTTCTACACAAGTTAAAGAATGGGATAAAAATGGTGCTTGTACAGAAACAGAAAGATGCTTAAAAGTAAGGGTCAAAAGTAAAAGAAGTGATTCTTTGGATCTGCTGTATATTTCAGTGAGTAAGGCAAAGGGACAGTGTTTATCAGCATCAAGCTCTAACCAACTGAGTAGCCGTCCAAGCTTGTTttaatgttaaatgaaagaaaaagatgcatCTTGAATTACTGTGAAGCTTGACAGTATGGCTAAAAGGGATGCtaagttttatataaatatgttacctATTTTGGAAAGTTTACTTTTCAATGAGGCATAGTCTCTGAACAGGAGGGAAGATGGTGGAAGGAAAGAACCAGGACTTCTGATGCCCGCTCCCACCACTAGATTCAGGATGAGAAACAATGCAAAAGTGGCAGGGGCCTGCAGCCCAGCTACCAATCCTGAAATTGAGACTGGCCTACATCTTCAGAATGCAGACCAGTGTTATTTTAATGACCACTTCCCTAGAGGTGGGTATGGGGGTGCCAGAAGATggctttttagttttctttaaggTTTTGCTTGGTGATAGAGataaagaaacaatcaaaatattttcacatttttctggtttttggtgGGAAGCTAGGAAATTTGTTctctcctttaaaagaaaaaaagttaattaacttTATCATGTAGTACCTTTCCTTTACCATAATAACACCTCTGCTTGGCTTAGCTGTTAGAGGTTTTAGAAACAATACCTTATCCCATCAAAACAACCCTTGGCCTCTCTCATTGTTCCTAGAATTCTGATTGTTGGTAACATTAAgttgtatttcctttttaaaaaaatgtctga includes these proteins:
- the POU3F2 gene encoding POU domain, class 3, transcription factor 2, which produces MATAASNHYSLLTSSASIVHAEPPGGMQQGAGGYREAQNLVQSDYGALQSNGHPLSHAHQWITALSHGGGGGGGGGGGGGGGGGGGGDGSPWSTSPLGQPDIKPSVVVQQGGRGDELHGPGALQQQHQQQQQQQQQQQQQQQQQQQQQRPPHLVHHAANHHPGPGAWRSAAAAAHLPPSMGASNGGLLYSQPSFTVNGMLGAGGQPAGLHHHGLRDAHDEQHHADHHPHPHSHPHQQPPPPPPQGPPGHPGAHHDPHSDEDTPTSDDLEQFAKQFKQRRIKLGFTQADVGLALGTLYGNVFSQTTICRFEALQLSFKNMCKLKPLLNKWLEEADSSSGSPTSIDKIAAQGRKRKKRTSIEVSVKGALESHFLKCPKPSAQEITSLADSLQLEKEVVRVWFCNRRQKEKRMTPPGGTLPGTEDVYGGSRDTPPHHGVQTPVQ